The Leadbetterella byssophila DSM 17132 DNA window TGCTGAAATACGACTGGGATGAAAATCCACACTCAAAACCTATATCAAGCATACTCTTATCGCTTAATAGCATTTGGCAGGCTTTGTGAATTCTGTATTCGTTCACAAAATCCGTGTACCGCATGCCCACCATTTTCTTGAAATGATTACAAAAGGCAGGTACCGATAAATTCACCAAAGAAGCCACTTCCTCTATATGTATAGGTAGGTGGAAGTTTTGTTCCAAATATTCTGAAAGCTTCTTCAGCCTACTATGATCCTTAATGGAAAGATGATATGTATTCTCCTGTGGATTTAATAAGATGTATTCTTTTGATTGTGCCAACATATGGAATATCTCCATCATGTACAGGAAGCGCTCAAATGTCCCTAATTTAGGAAGGCGCTTCATCTTTGCACCTACCTCTTCTTTGGTCTTTCCATAAAAACAAATACCAAATCGGGCGTGCTCAAAAAGTGATTCTATGAA harbors:
- a CDS encoding AraC family transcriptional regulator, whose translation is MTSLPVRAMPVEIIQPDAGSSFKLLHHRVEAEHFRWEYHCHPELELVYVVGGVGRRHVGSHLSYYQDGDLVLIGSQLPHAGFGYGSKGIHEEIVIQFKEKAFLGIPEIQFIESLFEHARFGICFYGKTKEEVGAKMKRLPKLGTFERFLYMMEIFHMLAQSKEYILLNPQENTYHLSIKDHSRLKKLSEYLEQNFHLPIHIEEVASLVNLSVPAFCNHFKKMVGMRYTDFVNEYRIHKACQMLLSDKSMLDIGFECGFSSQSYFSKVFRKVKGRSPMQFRNEMINRSF